TCTCAGTGAGGTGCAGGCTGAAGCGCAGGTCTTTGCTCCCGATAAGAAGCAGCTTCAGGTCATTAATCATGCTACGCAGCAGGAGACGACGGAAAGCCGGAATGTGCTGGTCGAGTCCGCCCGCATCGCTCGCGGCAATGCTATGCCGCTTGAAAAACTGGACATGGCGGTGCTTGACGCCGTGATTTTTCCCGGTGGGTTCGGTGCGGCAAAAAATCTGTGTAGCTTTGCAATTGACGGTCCGGACAGCGTAATTGATCCGGCAGTGGCCCGGGTGATTCGCGAAGCCCACCGGCAGGAAAAACCGATTGGCGCCATGTGCATCGCGCCGGTGCTGGTGGCGCTGGCCTTTAAGGAAACTACGGTGCGGCCCCGCTTATCGGTCGGCTCCGACCAAGAGGTTCATTCCGTCCTGAAAGCCTGGCGGGCAAATACAGTCTGCGCCGGGGTGACTGATGTCGTAGTGGATGAAAAGAATAAAATCGTGACAACGCCTGCGTATATGCTTGGGCAAAATATCGCCGAAGTGGCCGCAGGCATAGAAAAGCTGGTCCAAGAAGTGTTAAGGCTGGCTTAAGACCAACAATGATAGCGAAGGTGAAAAATTGGACTTGGAACTTTAAAAGAATTCCGGGTCCAACTTGTGCCAGCCCCCTGCGTTTTTTAAAATCAGGCCGAATTTTTGATGAAACCGATACGGCGCAAAATGGCAAGAACTTTTACCCCCGTGGCGGCAATCAGGACCGATAAAATCATATCGGGTATAATATAGGGGGTAAAGCCTACGGCCAATGCCTTGCTCAAGGCCATACTTTTGCCCAGATATAGGTTGACGATTAAATACAAATAGGGAACTCCTATCAGATAAATCAAAAACAAGCCAAGCAGTACGGCGCCGAGTAATTTGGCAAAAGTGACGGCAGCGCCGAAGCGTTCCATACATTTGCCGATGACATAGGCACAAAGGGCAAAGCCCAGTAAATAACCAAAGGTGGGCTGTAATATGTAGGCGGGCCCGCCGCCGTTAACAAACACCGGAATGCCGATCAGTCCGAGCAAAATGTACAAGGCCTGTGAATACAGCCCCTGTCGGGAGCCTAGCAGGATACCGGCATAGGCACAG
This is a stretch of genomic DNA from Propionispora hippei DSM 15287. It encodes these proteins:
- a CDS encoding biotin transporter BioY, with protein sequence MKLSLRDMLLIAIFAALTAVGAFIKIPTPIVPYTLQFLFCAYAGILLGSRQGLYSQALYILLGLIGIPVFVNGGGPAYILQPTFGYLLGFALCAYVIGKCMERFGAAVTFAKLLGAVLLGLFLIYLIGVPYLYLIVNLYLGKSMALSKALAVGFTPYIIPDMILSVLIAATGVKVLAILRRIGFIKNSA
- the elbB gene encoding isoprenoid biosynthesis glyoxalase ElbB — translated: MKKVGVVLAGCGVFDGSEIHEAVLTLLFLSEVQAEAQVFAPDKKQLQVINHATQQETTESRNVLVESARIARGNAMPLEKLDMAVLDAVIFPGGFGAAKNLCSFAIDGPDSVIDPAVARVIREAHRQEKPIGAMCIAPVLVALAFKETTVRPRLSVGSDQEVHSVLKAWRANTVCAGVTDVVVDEKNKIVTTPAYMLGQNIAEVAAGIEKLVQEVLRLA